From Nocardioides sp. HDW12B, the proteins below share one genomic window:
- a CDS encoding DUF6454 family protein, with translation MTAQIRRLAAIGCTTVLVSGLTASAVARPPAPKDDTLARAFENVSRSTTWTKTGSLRLDFNTHHPQAMEVVGDRTYLSSVEITEAPEKYPEPVGGYDRTPGKGVGHLFVLDREGNLLEDVVLGEGDMYHPGGLDVDRDGGIWLPVAEYRPDSRAIVYKVDPRTFEATEMFTVDDHVGGVVRDQVTGRVVGQSWGSRRFYEWTPDGRQKARWLNDSHVVDYQDCEYVASRKALCSGVAGLPAQPGAGTPYELGGFALLDLRSRTILHEVPTQLWSTAGHVVTRNPTDIDAAGSRLTMYAAPDDFGEGNDTELLTYEATVTPLR, from the coding sequence GTGACCGCACAGATCCGTCGCCTCGCCGCCATCGGCTGCACCACCGTCCTGGTCTCCGGCCTGACCGCCTCCGCCGTCGCCCGGCCGCCTGCGCCGAAGGACGACACCCTCGCCCGGGCGTTCGAGAACGTCTCGCGCAGCACGACCTGGACGAAGACAGGCTCGCTGCGCCTCGACTTCAACACCCACCACCCGCAGGCGATGGAGGTCGTGGGCGACCGGACCTACCTGTCCTCGGTCGAGATCACCGAGGCGCCGGAGAAGTACCCCGAGCCGGTCGGCGGCTACGACCGCACCCCGGGCAAGGGCGTCGGGCACCTGTTCGTGCTCGACCGCGAGGGCAACCTCCTCGAGGACGTGGTCCTCGGTGAGGGCGACATGTACCACCCCGGTGGCCTGGACGTGGACCGCGACGGGGGCATCTGGCTGCCCGTGGCGGAGTACCGCCCCGACAGCCGGGCGATCGTCTACAAGGTCGACCCGCGCACCTTCGAGGCGACCGAGATGTTCACCGTCGACGACCACGTCGGTGGGGTCGTCCGCGACCAGGTCACCGGTCGCGTCGTCGGGCAGTCGTGGGGCTCGCGGCGCTTCTACGAGTGGACCCCCGACGGCCGGCAGAAGGCGCGCTGGCTGAACGACAGCCACGTCGTGGACTACCAGGACTGCGAGTACGTCGCTTCCCGCAAGGCTCTCTGCTCCGGGGTCGCGGGCCTGCCCGCCCAGCCCGGCGCCGGTACGCCGTACGAGCTGGGTGGGTTCGCGCTCCTCGACCTCCGCAGCCGCACGATCCTGCACGAGGTGCCGACCCAGCTGTGGTCGACCGCCGGCCACGTGGTGACCCGCAACCCCACGGACATCGACGCCGCCGGCAGCAGGCTCACGATGTACGCCGCTCCCGACGACTTCGGCGAGGGCAACGACACCGAGCTGCTCACCTACGAGGCGACCGTCACGCCGCTGCGCTGA
- a CDS encoding MFS transporter produces the protein MTSTATRPTQRTGGGLLVLAAIVMVSFNLRPAAVSVGPVLDEVSTALGLGGAGAGLLTTLPVLAFSTVGALSPALAARFGPHRVTLVALVVLVLGLSGRALTDSAAVFLALSFLSLSAMATTNVLMPSLVKRHFPDRIGVMTAVYTTALAIGLTAGFTLTVPFTHLLADSSWRVGLGAWAVLAAVAALPWFLLWRLDRTATLARHGEGNVGWSDVARTRLGWTMAAFFGLQSVQAYATFGWFAQLFRDSGYSAATAGLLVGVLAGASIPTSLLVPWLAGRRPDQRAIVVVLVSTYGLGYLGLFVFRADLAWFWALLIGVGGACFPLALTMIGLRSRTPQGTAALSGFTQSVGYLFSAIGPFGIGIIYAATGGWDVPIVFLAALLVPQMVLGLMAARPRYLEDELARRT, from the coding sequence GTGACCTCGACCGCGACCCGCCCGACCCAGAGAACGGGGGGCGGTCTCCTCGTCCTCGCCGCGATCGTGATGGTCTCGTTCAACCTGCGCCCGGCCGCGGTGAGCGTCGGGCCGGTCCTCGACGAGGTGTCGACCGCCCTCGGCCTGGGGGGCGCCGGGGCCGGACTGCTGACCACGCTCCCCGTGCTGGCCTTCTCCACCGTGGGGGCGCTGTCCCCCGCGCTGGCCGCCCGGTTCGGACCCCACCGGGTGACCCTGGTGGCGCTCGTGGTGCTGGTGCTCGGGCTGTCGGGGCGAGCGCTGACCGACTCCGCCGCGGTCTTCCTCGCGCTGTCGTTCCTGAGCCTGTCCGCGATGGCGACCACCAACGTGCTGATGCCGTCACTGGTCAAGCGCCACTTCCCCGACCGCATCGGCGTGATGACGGCCGTCTACACGACGGCACTGGCCATCGGGCTGACGGCTGGATTCACCCTGACCGTGCCGTTCACGCACCTGCTGGCCGACTCGTCCTGGCGTGTCGGCCTCGGCGCGTGGGCGGTGCTGGCGGCCGTGGCCGCGCTGCCGTGGTTCCTGCTCTGGCGCCTCGACCGCACCGCCACCCTGGCGCGCCACGGCGAGGGCAACGTCGGCTGGAGCGACGTCGCCCGCACCCGGCTCGGCTGGACCATGGCGGCGTTCTTCGGGCTGCAGTCGGTGCAGGCGTACGCGACGTTCGGCTGGTTCGCCCAGCTCTTCCGCGACAGCGGCTACAGCGCCGCCACCGCCGGGCTGCTCGTCGGCGTGCTGGCCGGGGCGAGCATCCCGACCTCGCTGCTCGTGCCGTGGCTGGCCGGACGACGGCCCGACCAGCGCGCGATCGTGGTGGTCCTGGTGAGCACCTACGGGCTCGGCTACCTCGGCCTGTTCGTCTTCCGGGCCGACCTGGCGTGGTTCTGGGCGCTGCTGATCGGGGTCGGGGGCGCCTGCTTCCCGCTGGCGCTGACCATGATCGGGCTGCGCTCCCGGACGCCGCAGGGCACGGCTGCGCTGTCCGGGTTCACCCAGTCGGTGGGCTACCTGTTCTCGGCGATCGGCCCGTTCGGCATCGGCATCATCTACGCGGCCACCGGCGGCTGGGACGTCCCGATCGTCTTCCTCGCCGCGCTGCTGGTGCCCCAGATGGTGCTCGGGCTGATGGCCGCCCGTCCCCGCTACCTCGAGGACGAGCTGGCTCGTCGTACCTGA
- a CDS encoding TIGR03936 family radical SAM-associated protein, with protein MRDQPQQQPPPVQRLRVRYAKRGRLRFTSHRDFSRAFERALVRARVPMAYSSGFNPHPRISYAGAAPTGSASEAEYLEIGLAQVVDPEEMRQALDAALPPGLDVLEVRPSAGGSLADLLQASIWRLSLPGVAEDEASRAAEAFLAAPEISVERMTKRGLRTFDARGAVAALAVVESGSSEGECAILQVVLRHGVPSVRPDDVLAGLREVSGLQAGAAATFERVAQGTWDAQAGTVGDPLVLDRDAV; from the coding sequence GTGCGTGACCAGCCCCAGCAGCAGCCACCCCCCGTCCAGCGCCTCCGTGTGCGCTACGCCAAGCGCGGCCGGTTGCGCTTCACCAGCCACCGCGACTTCTCGCGCGCCTTCGAGCGCGCGCTGGTGCGCGCCCGGGTGCCGATGGCCTACTCCTCCGGCTTCAACCCCCACCCCCGGATCTCGTACGCCGGGGCAGCGCCGACGGGGTCCGCCAGCGAGGCGGAGTACCTCGAGATCGGGCTCGCCCAGGTGGTGGACCCCGAGGAGATGCGCCAGGCCCTCGACGCCGCCCTGCCCCCGGGCCTCGACGTGCTGGAGGTGCGACCGTCCGCCGGAGGCTCGCTCGCCGACCTGCTCCAGGCCAGCATCTGGCGGCTGAGCCTCCCCGGCGTCGCCGAGGACGAGGCGAGCCGGGCCGCCGAGGCCTTCCTCGCGGCTCCGGAGATCTCGGTCGAGCGGATGACGAAGCGCGGGCTGCGTACCTTCGACGCCCGCGGTGCGGTCGCCGCGCTGGCCGTCGTGGAGTCGGGGTCCTCGGAGGGGGAGTGTGCGATACTCCAGGTGGTCTTGCGGCACGGCGTGCCGTCCGTCAGACCCGACGACGTCCTCGCCGGTCTGCGCGAGGTCTCGGGACTCCAGGCCGGAGCCGCTGCCACGTTCGAGCGGGTGGCCCAGGGGACTTGGGACGCTCAGGCCGGCACAGTGGGCGACCCGTTGGTGCTCGACCGCGACGCGGTGTGA
- a CDS encoding Rne/Rng family ribonuclease translates to MLEEHTDQTNPADESSGTSAPPDPGAPAAASDTAGSDTSGSDTAAGDTSDAPAPAKKAARARKSTPRTRTTKKAASDTPDGAVEAPADSPVDADQAPVPDPAAPAKKTAAKRTAKKTTSRTTNKAAAAPADAASGPAGDGPVVDPAAPEPAGAPVPLFQAPEAPAAPAKRASRRTTKKAAPAAEAAETTATDASGEAGRTEGQAGESADAAPAKKATAKKTAKRSPRATKKTAAAPTAADGSGSDAAAQDADSVAAAESAPEALEVDAEVDGDLEAVGTADAEGVADESAASDDADASDDSDDSDDADSDDTDDTDDTDDTDSDDDGDGDSDENREGSPRRRRRRGGRRRRKGSGGGGSNGGDADGDRDDRASNDGDQDDQQGEGRQQGGQGGQGGRGGKGGRGNQGNQSNQGKNRDDSDSGSDDQDSSTGPSDGEDRSGGDGDSNSSRRRRRRRRSGEGGDDGGDDPENTVTRVRKARSAEDEITSFSGSTRLEAKKQRRREGREAGRRRAPIISEAEFLARREAVDRTMVIRQRDDLTQIAVLEDKVLVEHYVARESQTSLIGNVYLGRVQNVLPSMEAAFVDIGKGRNAVLYAGEVNWEALGAKDGNQRKIEQVLKPGQAVLVQVTKDPIGHKGARLTSQISLPGRFLVYVPAGSTSGISRKLPEGERNRLKTLLKEIVPDTAGVIVRTAAEGASEDELTHDVARLKARWEDIEKKVETSKSGKSPELLYGEPDLTLKVVRDLFTEDFGKLVISGDQAWEMVQSYVDQVAPDLADRLERHDDSAGDAFSDHRIDEQIAKALERKVWLPSGGSLVIDRTEAMTVVDVNTGKFTGSGGNLEETVTKNNLEAAEEIVRQLRLRDIGGIIVVDFIDMVLESNRDLVLRRLIECLGRDRTRHQVAEVTSLGLVQMTRKRIGTGLLEAFSENCEHCSGRGLVLHPEPVESRRKPADDEPRKGRRSRGRGRDDDDNGSGNGSSGSSGSRSGSGGGRGDQRGDSSRGSSGRDDEGSAQTPRRPTPAEFAAMARAEKAERDADQTGPSTSADATTGTTSEASSETSSVSSPQVSQPQDPSSDGTDATDPADTPTSSPADAGAAAEATPEAVEGTVDEAVTGAAPGSGPGSTPGSVTDTEPAATAPATAETAAPGREPETVGTAPEALDATPDAPVAPVAPPAPPAAPRIVTSTRRIGARRAAGPPAASTVAATDGAASGEPTEAAEGSETEESSTAHVPVKKKGTRKR, encoded by the coding sequence ATGCTCGAGGAGCACACCGACCAGACCAACCCCGCCGACGAGTCCTCCGGGACCTCGGCACCGCCGGACCCCGGCGCTCCGGCCGCCGCCAGCGACACCGCCGGCAGCGACACGTCCGGCAGCGACACCGCTGCGGGTGACACCTCCGATGCGCCGGCACCGGCCAAGAAGGCCGCGCGGGCGCGCAAGAGCACCCCGCGCACCCGCACGACCAAGAAGGCCGCCTCCGACACGCCGGACGGGGCCGTCGAGGCGCCCGCCGACAGCCCGGTCGACGCCGACCAGGCACCTGTGCCCGACCCGGCCGCCCCGGCCAAGAAGACCGCAGCGAAGCGGACCGCGAAGAAGACCACCAGCCGCACCACGAACAAGGCCGCCGCGGCTCCCGCCGACGCCGCGTCCGGCCCGGCTGGCGACGGCCCGGTCGTCGACCCGGCCGCCCCGGAGCCGGCAGGGGCGCCCGTCCCGCTGTTCCAGGCCCCGGAGGCGCCCGCCGCCCCGGCCAAGCGCGCCAGCCGCCGTACGACGAAGAAGGCCGCCCCGGCCGCGGAGGCTGCTGAGACCACCGCGACCGACGCGTCGGGTGAGGCCGGCCGCACCGAGGGACAGGCGGGGGAGTCGGCCGACGCCGCCCCGGCCAAGAAGGCCACGGCCAAGAAGACGGCCAAGCGCTCCCCGCGCGCGACCAAGAAGACCGCAGCCGCCCCCACGGCGGCCGACGGCTCCGGGAGCGACGCGGCTGCGCAGGACGCCGACAGCGTCGCGGCCGCCGAGTCCGCTCCGGAGGCGCTGGAGGTCGATGCCGAGGTCGACGGCGACCTCGAGGCCGTCGGCACCGCTGACGCCGAGGGCGTCGCGGACGAGAGCGCGGCCTCGGACGACGCCGACGCGTCGGACGACTCCGACGACTCCGACGACGCCGACTCCGACGACACCGACGACACCGACGACACCGACGACACCGACTCCGACGACGACGGCGACGGCGACTCCGACGAGAACCGCGAGGGCTCACCGCGGCGTCGCCGACGCCGCGGCGGACGCCGTCGGCGCAAGGGCTCCGGCGGCGGTGGCTCGAACGGCGGCGACGCCGACGGTGACCGTGACGACCGCGCGTCGAACGACGGCGACCAGGACGACCAGCAGGGCGAAGGACGTCAGCAGGGCGGGCAGGGCGGGCAGGGCGGCCGCGGCGGCAAGGGTGGTCGCGGCAACCAGGGCAACCAGTCCAACCAGGGCAAGAACCGCGACGACTCCGACTCCGGGTCCGACGACCAGGACAGCTCGACCGGGCCGTCCGACGGCGAGGACCGCTCCGGCGGGGACGGCGACAGCAACAGCAGCCGGCGTCGGCGTCGGCGACGTCGCTCCGGCGAGGGCGGCGACGACGGCGGGGACGACCCCGAGAACACCGTCACGCGTGTCCGCAAGGCCCGCAGCGCCGAGGACGAGATCACCAGCTTCTCCGGGTCGACCCGGCTCGAGGCCAAGAAGCAGCGCCGGCGCGAGGGCCGCGAGGCCGGCCGGCGTCGGGCCCCCATCATCAGCGAGGCCGAGTTCCTGGCCCGCCGCGAGGCGGTCGACCGCACCATGGTCATCCGCCAGCGCGACGACCTGACCCAGATCGCGGTGCTCGAGGACAAGGTGCTCGTCGAGCACTACGTGGCCCGCGAGTCGCAGACGTCGCTGATCGGCAACGTCTACCTCGGTCGCGTCCAGAACGTGCTGCCGAGCATGGAGGCTGCCTTCGTCGACATCGGCAAGGGCCGCAACGCCGTGCTCTACGCCGGCGAGGTCAACTGGGAGGCCCTCGGCGCCAAGGACGGCAACCAGCGCAAGATCGAGCAGGTCCTCAAGCCGGGGCAGGCGGTGCTGGTGCAGGTCACCAAGGACCCGATCGGGCACAAGGGCGCCCGCCTCACCAGCCAGATCAGCCTGCCCGGCCGGTTCCTGGTCTACGTGCCCGCCGGCAGCACCTCCGGCATCTCGCGCAAGCTCCCCGAGGGCGAGCGCAACCGCCTCAAGACGCTGCTCAAGGAGATCGTCCCGGACACCGCCGGCGTCATCGTGCGCACGGCCGCAGAGGGGGCCAGCGAGGACGAGCTGACCCACGACGTCGCCCGCCTCAAGGCGCGCTGGGAGGACATCGAGAAGAAGGTCGAGACCAGCAAGTCGGGCAAGTCGCCCGAGCTGCTGTACGGCGAGCCCGACCTGACCCTCAAGGTCGTCCGTGACCTGTTCACCGAGGACTTCGGCAAGCTCGTCATCTCCGGCGACCAGGCCTGGGAGATGGTCCAGAGCTACGTCGACCAGGTCGCCCCCGACCTCGCCGACCGGCTGGAGCGACACGACGACAGCGCCGGCGACGCGTTCAGCGACCACCGCATCGATGAGCAGATCGCCAAGGCCCTCGAGCGCAAGGTCTGGCTGCCCTCCGGCGGCTCCCTGGTGATCGACCGCACCGAGGCGATGACTGTCGTCGACGTCAACACGGGCAAGTTCACCGGCTCGGGCGGCAACCTCGAGGAGACGGTCACCAAGAACAACCTCGAGGCGGCCGAGGAGATCGTGCGGCAGCTCCGCCTGCGGGACATCGGCGGCATCATCGTCGTCGACTTCATCGACATGGTGCTCGAGAGCAACCGCGACCTGGTGCTGCGCCGCCTCATCGAGTGCCTGGGACGCGACCGCACCCGCCACCAGGTGGCCGAGGTGACCTCCCTCGGACTGGTCCAGATGACGCGCAAGCGGATCGGGACCGGGCTGCTGGAGGCGTTCAGCGAGAACTGCGAGCACTGCAGCGGCCGCGGCCTGGTGCTCCACCCGGAGCCGGTCGAGTCGCGCCGCAAGCCCGCCGACGACGAGCCCCGCAAGGGCCGGCGCTCGCGCGGTCGCGGGCGCGACGACGACGACAACGGCTCGGGCAACGGCTCGTCCGGGTCCTCGGGATCCCGCAGCGGGTCGGGTGGAGGCCGTGGCGACCAGCGCGGCGACTCCTCGCGTGGCTCCTCCGGGCGCGACGACGAGGGGTCGGCACAGACCCCGCGGCGCCCCACGCCGGCGGAGTTCGCGGCGATGGCCCGGGCGGAGAAGGCCGAGCGCGACGCCGACCAGACCGGACCGTCGACCTCGGCCGACGCCACGACCGGGACCACCAGCGAAGCCTCGAGCGAGACGTCCTCGGTGAGCAGCCCGCAGGTCAGCCAGCCCCAGGACCCGTCCTCCGACGGGACCGACGCGACTGATCCGGCGGACACCCCGACGAGCAGCCCGGCCGACGCCGGGGCAGCGGCCGAGGCCACGCCGGAGGCCGTCGAGGGCACGGTCGACGAGGCCGTCACCGGTGCAGCACCGGGATCGGGACCGGGGTCGACCCCCGGGTCGGTCACGGACACCGAGCCCGCGGCGACGGCACCGGCCACGGCGGAGACGGCGGCACCCGGCAGGGAGCCCGAGACCGTGGGGACAGCCCCCGAGGCCCTGGACGCGACCCCGGACGCCCCGGTTGCACCCGTGGCTCCGCCGGCCCCGCCGGCGGCTCCCCGCATCGTGACCTCGACCCGACGGATCGGGGCCCGCCGGGCCGCCGGACCGCCGGCGGCGAGCACCGTGGCGGCCACCGACGGCGCGGCTTCCGGTGAGCCGACGGAGGCCGCGGAGGGCTCCGAGACCGAGGAGTCGAGCACCGCCCACGTGCCCGTGAAGAAGAAGGGCACGCGCAAGCGGTGA
- the rplU gene encoding 50S ribosomal protein L21 has product MYAIVRGGGTQQKVAVGDVVEIDKVGQGVGESVTLPVLMIVDGESVTTDPGTLAKASVTAEVLGATKGPKITILKYKNKTGYRKRQGHRQKYTQVKVTDISAS; this is encoded by the coding sequence GTGTACGCGATCGTGCGTGGTGGCGGGACCCAGCAGAAGGTCGCCGTCGGCGATGTCGTCGAGATCGACAAGGTCGGCCAGGGCGTCGGCGAGTCGGTGACTCTTCCCGTCCTGATGATCGTCGACGGTGAGTCGGTCACGACCGACCCCGGGACGCTGGCGAAGGCGTCGGTGACCGCCGAGGTGCTCGGCGCCACCAAGGGCCCGAAGATCACCATCCTGAAGTACAAGAACAAGACCGGTTACCGCAAGCGCCAGGGGCACCGTCAGAAGTACACCCAGGTCAAGGTCACCGACATCTCGGCCAGCTGA
- the rpmA gene encoding 50S ribosomal protein L27, which translates to MAHKKGAASTKNGRDSNSKRLGVKRFGGQVVSAGEIIVRQRGTHFHPGAGVGRGGDDTLFALVPGSVEFGTKRGRRVVNIVAGQ; encoded by the coding sequence ATGGCACACAAGAAGGGCGCGGCGTCCACCAAGAACGGCCGCGACTCCAACTCCAAGCGTCTGGGCGTCAAGCGCTTCGGCGGCCAGGTCGTCAGCGCGGGCGAGATCATCGTCCGCCAGCGCGGCACCCACTTCCACCCCGGCGCCGGCGTCGGTCGTGGCGGTGACGACACCCTCTTCGCGCTCGTCCCGGGCAGCGTCGAGTTCGGCACCAAGCGCGGTCGCCGGGTCGTCAACATCGTCGCGGGTCAGTGA
- the obgE gene encoding GTPase ObgE: MAVPTFVDRVVLHVHAGRGGNGVASVHREKFKPLGGPDGGNGGPGGSVILRVDPDVTTLIDYHHSPVRRAEHGGQGAGGHRNGGHGDDLVLPVPDGTLVLDERGEMIVDLVGAGTEVVVAQGGRGGLGNAALASAKRKAPGFALLGEPGEELTVALELKVVADIGLVGYPSAGKSSLIAALSRARPKIADYPFTTLVPNLGVVTAGDTTYTVADVPGLIEGASEGKGLGHEFLRHVERCAAIVHVVDMATMEPDRNPVADLDVIENELSRYGGLEGRPRIVALNKIDVPDGRDMADIVIDEIRARGLRVFPVSAASREGLRELSFAMAEIVAAERAAHVVEEAPRIVLRPRGRGDAAEFTISQENDVWLVQGDKPERWVRQTDFSNEEAVGFLADRLNRLGVEDRLLALGAAEGDAVVIGSLDGGVVFDFKPMVDAGASVLGSRRGEDNRFEERRPSEQRRRAIESAYDDRGEGETRADVARREDDARRDQP, from the coding sequence ATGGCGGTCCCCACGTTCGTGGACCGGGTCGTGCTGCACGTGCACGCCGGGCGCGGCGGCAACGGTGTCGCCAGCGTCCACCGGGAGAAGTTCAAGCCCCTGGGCGGGCCCGACGGCGGCAACGGCGGTCCCGGCGGAAGCGTGATCCTGCGGGTCGACCCCGACGTCACCACGCTGATCGACTACCACCACAGTCCCGTACGCCGTGCCGAGCACGGTGGCCAGGGAGCCGGGGGGCACCGCAACGGCGGCCACGGCGACGACCTGGTCCTGCCCGTGCCCGACGGCACGTTGGTGCTCGACGAGCGCGGCGAGATGATCGTCGACCTCGTCGGCGCCGGCACCGAGGTGGTCGTGGCCCAGGGCGGTCGCGGCGGGCTCGGCAACGCGGCCCTGGCGAGCGCGAAGCGCAAGGCGCCCGGCTTCGCCCTGCTCGGCGAGCCCGGCGAGGAGCTCACGGTCGCCCTGGAGCTGAAGGTCGTCGCCGACATCGGCCTCGTCGGCTACCCCAGCGCCGGCAAGTCCAGCCTCATCGCGGCCCTGAGCCGCGCGCGTCCCAAGATCGCCGACTACCCCTTCACGACGCTGGTGCCGAACCTCGGCGTGGTGACCGCGGGCGACACGACGTACACCGTGGCCGACGTGCCCGGGCTGATCGAGGGCGCCAGCGAGGGCAAGGGCCTCGGGCACGAATTCCTGCGCCACGTCGAGCGCTGCGCCGCGATCGTGCACGTCGTGGACATGGCCACCATGGAGCCCGACCGCAACCCGGTCGCCGACCTCGACGTCATCGAGAACGAGCTGAGCCGCTACGGCGGGCTCGAGGGGCGTCCGCGCATCGTTGCGCTCAACAAGATCGACGTCCCGGACGGCCGCGACATGGCCGACATCGTCATCGACGAGATCCGCGCCCGCGGCCTACGGGTCTTCCCGGTCTCGGCGGCGAGCCGCGAGGGTCTGCGGGAGCTGTCGTTCGCGATGGCCGAGATCGTCGCGGCCGAGCGCGCCGCCCACGTGGTCGAGGAGGCTCCGCGCATCGTGCTGCGCCCGCGCGGCCGCGGTGACGCCGCGGAGTTCACCATCAGCCAGGAGAACGACGTCTGGCTGGTCCAGGGCGACAAGCCCGAGCGGTGGGTGCGCCAGACCGACTTCAGCAACGAGGAGGCCGTGGGCTTCCTCGCCGACCGCCTGAACCGCCTCGGCGTCGAGGACCGGCTGCTGGCGCTCGGTGCGGCCGAGGGCGACGCGGTCGTCATCGGGTCGCTCGACGGCGGTGTGGTCTTCGACTTCAAGCCGATGGTCGACGCCGGCGCCTCGGTGCTCGGCAGCCGCCGCGGCGAGGACAACCGGTTCGAGGAGCGACGCCCCAGCGAGCAGCGACGCCGCGCCATCGAGTCGGCGTACGACGACCGCGGCGAGGGCGAGACCCGCGCCGACGTGGCGCGGCGGGAGGACGACGCGCGACGGGACCAGCCGTGA
- the proB gene encoding glutamate 5-kinase, with protein MDDPAGAARAAVVSARRVVVKVGSSSLTTAAGGLDPERLTALVDTLAGLRARGAEVVLVSSGAIATGLAPLGLSRRPRDLATQQAAASVGQGLLVQRYTEALAGHGLVTGQVLLTLDDVTRRSHHQNAYRTFAKLLELGVLPIVNENDTVATTEIRFGDNDRLAALVAHLVHADLLLLLSDVDGLYDRKPSEDGAVRIPEVRDESDLTAVDIGSVGASGVGTGGMQTKVEAARIATGAGIPALLAAAPDAALALEGAPVGTLFHPTGKRRSTRLLWLAHATEPRGRVVLDDGAVLALTHRRASLLPAGIVAVEGAFVAGDPVDLVGSEGQVIGRGLVNYDAVDLPGMIGRSTRELARALGSAYEREVVHRDDLVILRRS; from the coding sequence GTGGACGACCCGGCCGGCGCCGCGCGCGCAGCGGTCGTCTCGGCGCGTCGCGTGGTGGTGAAGGTCGGCTCCTCGTCGCTGACAACCGCCGCCGGCGGGCTCGACCCGGAGCGGCTCACCGCTCTGGTCGACACCCTGGCCGGTCTGCGGGCACGCGGCGCCGAGGTCGTGCTGGTCTCCAGCGGCGCCATCGCCACCGGTCTGGCCCCGCTCGGGCTCAGCAGGCGTCCGCGCGACCTGGCGACGCAGCAGGCGGCCGCGTCGGTCGGGCAGGGGCTGCTGGTGCAGCGCTACACCGAGGCGCTGGCCGGGCACGGCCTGGTCACCGGCCAGGTGCTGCTCACCCTCGACGACGTGACGCGGCGCAGCCACCACCAGAACGCCTACCGCACGTTCGCCAAGCTGCTCGAGCTCGGCGTGCTGCCGATCGTCAACGAGAACGACACCGTCGCCACCACCGAGATCCGCTTCGGCGACAACGACCGGCTCGCCGCGCTGGTGGCCCACCTCGTCCACGCCGACCTGCTGCTCCTGCTCAGCGACGTCGACGGCCTCTACGACCGCAAGCCCAGCGAGGACGGCGCGGTGCGGATCCCCGAGGTCCGCGACGAGTCCGACCTGACCGCGGTGGACATCGGGTCGGTCGGGGCCTCGGGCGTCGGGACGGGGGGCATGCAGACCAAGGTCGAGGCAGCGCGCATCGCCACCGGGGCCGGCATCCCCGCCCTCCTGGCCGCAGCCCCCGACGCCGCCCTGGCCCTGGAGGGTGCGCCGGTCGGCACCCTGTTCCACCCCACCGGCAAGCGTCGCTCCACCCGGCTGCTGTGGCTCGCCCATGCCACCGAGCCGCGCGGCCGGGTCGTCCTCGACGACGGGGCCGTGCTGGCGCTGACCCACCGACGGGCCTCGCTGCTGCCGGCCGGCATCGTCGCGGTCGAGGGCGCCTTCGTGGCCGGCGACCCGGTCGACCTGGTGGGCTCCGAGGGGCAGGTGATCGGCCGAGGGCTGGTCAACTACGACGCCGTCGACCTGCCCGGCATGATCGGTCGGTCCACCCGCGAGCTCGCCCGCGCCCTCGGCTCGGCGTACGAGCGCGAGGTCGTGCACCGCGACGACCTGGTGATCCTGCGCCGCTCCTGA